From a single Bifidobacteriaceae bacterium genomic region:
- a CDS encoding ABC transporter substrate-binding protein: MKKPLLVGAALLAAGALALGGCAGDDETPAKKEATLVIDATFDAFDTTDPARERSSMGALTVKAMYESLITFDGGDLSKTVPGLATMAVNDEYTEFTFKLDTKRKFVSGATVTVEDAIYTLERARSLNTLNSPYLANLEFTKTDDETLTITSETPRPELPGILGSSWAGIVEKKVVEENGGTMGEGDTADKWFNTATAGTGPYTIDRADFSAELVLKRNPNYNGDKPAGYDRVILRKADASTQKMALEAGDAQMVLDISPAEAATLDPSMVLSTPSLSSIYLLTNFKFFGLEGLKGLRAAIDYDALVEQAGAGAQQLNSIIPFQFAGAAPESARLKRDLAVAEPIASAFTETIHVSYLSDATIYGLQFTSLAEKLQAQLQEAGFKVELKPTPGSVFWADYMAGTIEVGLAYWLPEYLDPAGYLVFAPKNQWAEENVFGDTYANWTEASAEFTETIGECYTVVEPTARAAAFAKWGELSNQESAYVPLFQPAINIGHAADVDGIVYNGMWTVDVGMLKPKS, translated from the coding sequence ATGAAGAAGCCCCTACTCGTCGGCGCCGCGCTGCTCGCGGCGGGCGCCCTCGCCCTCGGCGGTTGCGCCGGCGACGACGAAACCCCCGCGAAAAAGGAAGCCACCCTGGTGATCGACGCCACGTTCGACGCGTTCGACACCACCGACCCGGCCCGCGAGCGCTCCTCCATGGGCGCCCTCACCGTCAAGGCCATGTACGAGTCCCTGATCACGTTCGACGGCGGCGACCTGTCAAAGACGGTGCCGGGCCTGGCCACCATGGCCGTGAACGACGAGTACACCGAGTTCACGTTCAAGCTCGACACGAAACGCAAGTTCGTCTCCGGCGCCACCGTCACCGTGGAAGACGCCATCTACACCCTTGAACGCGCCCGCAGCCTCAACACGCTGAACTCCCCGTATCTGGCGAACCTGGAGTTCACGAAGACCGACGACGAGACCCTCACGATCACCTCGGAAACCCCCCGCCCCGAACTGCCCGGCATTCTTGGGTCAAGCTGGGCCGGAATTGTGGAAAAGAAGGTCGTCGAGGAGAACGGCGGCACCATGGGCGAGGGCGACACGGCCGACAAGTGGTTCAACACGGCCACGGCCGGGACCGGCCCGTACACCATTGACCGGGCCGACTTCTCCGCCGAACTGGTGTTGAAGCGCAACCCGAACTACAACGGCGACAAGCCGGCCGGCTACGACCGCGTCATCCTGCGCAAGGCCGACGCGTCCACGCAGAAGATGGCCCTGGAGGCCGGGGACGCTCAGATGGTCCTGGACATCTCGCCGGCCGAGGCCGCCACGCTCGATCCGAGCATGGTGCTCTCCACGCCGTCCCTGTCCAGCATCTACCTGCTGACTAACTTCAAGTTCTTCGGGTTGGAGGGCCTCAAAGGCCTGCGCGCCGCGATCGACTACGACGCCCTGGTGGAGCAGGCAGGCGCGGGCGCCCAGCAACTCAACTCGATCATCCCGTTCCAGTTCGCCGGCGCGGCGCCCGAATCGGCCCGCCTCAAGCGCGACCTGGCCGTGGCCGAGCCGATCGCCAGCGCGTTCACGGAGACGATCCACGTGTCCTACCTCTCCGACGCCACGATCTACGGCCTGCAGTTCACCTCCCTGGCGGAGAAGCTTCAGGCGCAGTTGCAAGAGGCCGGTTTCAAGGTGGAGCTCAAGCCCACCCCCGGCTCGGTCTTCTGGGCCGACTACATGGCCGGGACGATCGAGGTGGGCCTGGCCTACTGGCTGCCCGAATACCTGGACCCGGCCGGCTACCTGGTCTTCGCGCCCAAGAACCAGTGGGCCGAGGAGAACGTGTTCGGCGACACCTACGCCAACTGGACCGAGGCCAGCGCGGAGTTCACCGAGACGATCGGCGAGTGCTACACAGTGGTCGAGCCGACCGCCCGCGCCGCCGCCTTCGCCAAGTGGGGCGAACTGTCCAACCAGGAGTCCGCGTACGTGCCGCTGTTCCAGCCGGCCATCAACATAGGCCACGCGGCGGACGTGGACGGGATTGTCTACAACGGCATGTGGACCGTCGACGTGGGCATGCTAAAGCCCAAGTCGTAA
- a CDS encoding DUF1801 domain-containing protein, with translation MNAPASVDEYLAAFSGERRAILERVRLTVARAAPDAVEAISYGMPTFKQGRAVMHFAAMKNHLGVYPMPSAVAAFAGRLSEYKTSKGAVQFPWDKPIPFELIAEMTRFNVERLAAGSGP, from the coding sequence ATGAACGCCCCCGCATCCGTGGATGAGTACCTGGCCGCCTTCAGCGGCGAGCGCCGCGCAATTCTGGAGCGCGTGCGCCTAACGGTGGCGCGGGCGGCCCCCGACGCGGTGGAGGCGATCTCCTACGGCATGCCCACTTTCAAGCAGGGCCGAGCCGTCATGCACTTCGCCGCGATGAAAAACCACTTGGGCGTTTATCCGATGCCGTCTGCCGTCGCCGCGTTCGCCGGGAGGCTTTCCGAGTACAAGACATCCAAGGGCGCCGTTCAGTTTCCCTGGGACAAACCCATCCCGTTCGAGCTGATAGCCGAAATGACCCGCTTCAACGTGGAGCGTTTGGCCGCCGGGTCGGGCCCGTGA